A genomic segment from Desulfurella amilsii encodes:
- the sdhA gene encoding succinate dehydrogenase flavoprotein subunit — MADIKVKLEVFDVIIVGAGGAGLASAVQTGLAKLKTAVITEVYPTRSHTVSAQGGIAASLGNMEEDHWIWHMYDTVKGSDYLGDQDAIEEFIKHAPETVYELEHWGVPFSRNENGTIYQRRFGGHTRNYGEAAVQRACAVADRSGHALLHALFERTLRPDIVQYISYYTEYYAAELFRDKETGKAIGILAWDMVNGGFTMFFGQAVIFATGGDTRNYRTGTNAHINTGDGLKLCLKAGVPIEDPEFIQFHPTGIYGVGNLITEGVRGEGGYLLNSLGERFMTKYAPKVMDLASRDVVSRAMATEIREGRGVGPKKDHILLKLDHLGKDLIMSRLPGIWELAYKFVGVDCTKEPIPVQPTAHYHMGGIPTNTKGEVVDWDGKNEVRIPGLYAGGECAAQSVHGANRLGCNSLLDIVVNGKQAGVNAARYILEERPEFPLPPLENIADEYGKETIEQVKAYFDGGPGEIKMDDIWERLRDSMQHKMSVFRIEKDMKEQSKEIDNYFEEFKKVGMTDKSPYFNTELVELLELESLLYVSKVETEAALARQESRGGHFRDDYPERDDVNWHKHTLVRWKDGKVELDYKPVRMKGATAPTFPPKKRVY; from the coding sequence GTGGCTGATATTAAAGTAAAGCTTGAGGTTTTTGACGTTATTATAGTTGGTGCTGGTGGTGCAGGTTTGGCTTCTGCAGTGCAAACTGGTTTAGCTAAACTAAAAACGGCTGTAATCACAGAAGTATATCCAACAAGATCGCATACTGTGTCTGCTCAGGGTGGAATTGCGGCTTCCCTTGGGAATATGGAAGAAGACCACTGGATTTGGCATATGTATGATACTGTTAAAGGCTCTGATTACTTAGGTGATCAAGATGCTATAGAAGAGTTTATTAAACATGCACCAGAGACTGTATATGAATTAGAGCATTGGGGCGTGCCTTTTTCTAGGAATGAAAACGGTACTATATATCAAAGACGATTTGGCGGCCACACAAGAAACTACGGTGAAGCAGCAGTCCAAAGAGCCTGTGCGGTGGCTGATAGATCTGGACATGCATTGTTGCACGCGTTATTTGAGCGCACATTAAGGCCAGATATAGTTCAGTATATAAGCTACTACACAGAATATTATGCAGCAGAATTGTTTAGAGACAAAGAAACTGGAAAAGCGATCGGGATTTTAGCGTGGGATATGGTAAATGGCGGTTTTACAATGTTTTTTGGTCAAGCTGTAATTTTTGCAACCGGAGGTGACACAAGAAACTACAGGACAGGTACAAATGCACATATAAATACGGGAGATGGATTGAAGTTGTGTTTAAAAGCAGGAGTGCCTATTGAAGATCCAGAGTTTATTCAATTTCACCCTACCGGCATTTACGGAGTTGGAAATTTAATTACAGAAGGTGTTAGAGGCGAAGGTGGGTATTTATTAAATAGCCTTGGCGAACGATTTATGACAAAATATGCACCTAAAGTTATGGATCTTGCGTCACGCGATGTTGTGTCGCGTGCGATGGCAACAGAGATTAGAGAAGGCAGAGGCGTTGGCCCGAAGAAAGACCATATACTCTTAAAACTTGATCATTTAGGCAAAGACTTGATTATGTCAAGACTTCCTGGTATTTGGGAGCTTGCATATAAATTTGTGGGCGTGGATTGCACAAAAGAGCCAATACCAGTGCAGCCTACAGCACACTACCATATGGGTGGTATACCAACCAATACTAAAGGCGAAGTTGTTGATTGGGATGGCAAAAACGAAGTGAGAATACCAGGGTTATATGCTGGTGGAGAATGTGCGGCTCAATCGGTGCATGGTGCAAACAGGTTAGGGTGCAACTCTTTGCTTGACATAGTTGTAAACGGAAAACAAGCTGGAGTGAATGCAGCAAGATACATACTAGAAGAAAGACCGGAATTTCCTTTGCCACCACTTGAAAATATAGCCGATGAATATGGAAAGGAAACCATTGAACAAGTTAAAGCATATTTTGATGGTGGGCCTGGCGAGATAAAGATGGATGATATTTGGGAGAGGCTAAGAGATTCTATGCAACACAAGATGTCTGTTTTTAGGATTGAAAAAGACATGAAAGAACAAAGCAAGGAAATAGATAATTATTTTGAAGAATTCAAAAAAGTTGGTATGACAGATAAAAGCCCATATTTTAATACCGAGCTTGTCGAATTACTAGAGTTAGAGTCACTTCTGTATGTTTCAAAAGTTGAAACAGAAGCGGCATTAGCAAGGCAAGAAAGCCGTGGTGGCCATTTTAGGGATGATTATCCAGAACGCGATGATGTTAATTGGCATAAGCATACCCTTGTTAGATGGAAGGATGGAAAAGTAGAGTTAGATTATAAACCCGTTAGAATGAAAGGTGCTACAGCGCCTACATTCCCACCTAAGAAAAGGGTATATTAA
- a CDS encoding succinate dehydrogenase, hydrophobic membrane anchor protein: MEYMRGYIDRYQGSSKSGEFNWLMQRVSGVALLVLLLGHFFIQHFIGAPVGGAGYAAVAARLSDLGWKLFDMTFVTFALYHGINGIFMVIEDYVYSGWRVFWKGFFWIVGVLYWVLAALTIIPFKG; this comes from the coding sequence ATGGAATACATGAGAGGATATATCGACAGGTATCAAGGTAGCAGTAAATCAGGTGAGTTTAACTGGTTGATGCAGCGAGTATCTGGTGTTGCATTGTTAGTTTTGCTATTGGGACATTTTTTCATACAGCATTTTATCGGCGCACCAGTAGGAGGTGCAGGATATGCTGCTGTTGCTGCACGATTGTCTGATTTGGGTTGGAAGTTGTTTGATATGACATTTGTAACATTTGCCCTTTATCATGGTATAAACGGCATATTTATGGTTATAGAAGACTATGTATACTCTGGATGGAGAGTTTTTTGGAAAGGCTTTTTTTGGATAGTTGGTGTTCTTTACTGGGTTTTAGCTGCACTAACGATTATACCATTTAAGGGTTAG
- the sdhC gene encoding succinate dehydrogenase, cytochrome b556 subunit, whose amino-acid sequence MNWYQPSASYKWHEGFVAWVLHRVTGLLLILYLFAHEWVISTLQNPQNYSQAMGVLESPIFKLLEVGLWLVAAYHAVNGLRVVLVNFAGAAERSNYKTNVWLFWVIFALVFVAGAIPMLMGLAG is encoded by the coding sequence ATGAATTGGTATCAGCCAAGTGCATCGTATAAGTGGCACGAAGGTTTCGTCGCCTGGGTTTTACACAGAGTAACAGGTCTATTGTTAATTTTGTACCTCTTTGCGCATGAGTGGGTAATTTCAACTTTACAAAATCCACAAAACTATTCTCAGGCAATGGGTGTTTTGGAAAGCCCTATATTTAAGCTTTTAGAGGTTGGTTTGTGGCTTGTTGCAGCATATCACGCTGTAAATGGTTTGAGGGTTGTACTGGTTAACTTTGCTGGAGCAGCAGAACGCAGCAATTACAAAACTAACGTATGGCTTTTTTGGGTAATTTTTGCGTTAGTATTTGTAGCAGGCGCTATACCTATGCTAATGGGTTTGGCAGGCTAG
- a CDS encoding Fe-S-containing hydro-lyase — MAEYKLKTPLTNEDILKLKAGDKVYLSGVVYTGRDAAHMRMIDALNKGEDLPFDPKGQVIYYVGPSPARPGYPIGSAGPTTSYRMNSFAPVLITQKGLKGMIGKGKMSQEVKDACIKYKAVYFASIGGAAAVVGSAIKKAEVIAYDDLGPEAVRKLEVEDMPIFVCYDAYGNDLYELAKKEWANKL; from the coding sequence ATGGCAGAATATAAATTAAAAACACCGTTAACTAACGAGGATATCCTAAAACTTAAAGCAGGAGACAAAGTTTATCTAAGCGGCGTAGTCTATACTGGTAGAGATGCTGCGCATATGCGCATGATTGATGCTCTAAATAAAGGTGAAGATTTGCCCTTTGACCCTAAAGGACAAGTGATTTACTATGTTGGGCCAAGTCCCGCAAGACCAGGTTATCCAATAGGTTCAGCAGGACCAACAACAAGCTACCGCATGAATTCTTTTGCACCAGTATTAATTACACAAAAAGGCTTAAAGGGTATGATAGGAAAAGGTAAAATGAGCCAGGAAGTAAAAGATGCATGTATAAAATATAAAGCGGTTTATTTTGCAAGCATAGGTGGTGCTGCTGCGGTTGTGGGTAGTGCAATAAAAAAAGCAGAAGTTATAGCCTATGATGACTTAGGTCCAGAGGCAGTTAGAAAGTTAGAAGTTGAGGATATGCCCATTTTTGTTTGCTATGATGCATACGGAAATGACCTATATGAGTTAGCAAAAAAGGAGTGGGCTAATAAATTATAA
- a CDS encoding fumarate hydratase gives MSNIREINVSSIEEAIYNLAIEAAYKLPQDIHQKEKESLEKEKSPVGKAVLETILKNVEVSAQGVFPLCQDTGLAVIFMEIGQDVHFVGGGLTDAINKGVERAYKDAYLRKSSCDPLTRKNLGNNLPAIVHTFIAPGDKVKIFFDAKGGGSESMSKVQMLKPADGRDGIIKTVVDWVIEAGPNPCPPTIIGVGIGGDFERCAILAKKATMRHLGEKNPDPRLAEMEEEILTKLNNSGIGPAGLGGITTSLGIHIEMEPCHIATLPLAINTACHVNRHKEILI, from the coding sequence ATGTCTAATATTAGAGAAATAAATGTTTCTTCCATTGAAGAAGCCATTTATAATTTGGCAATAGAAGCTGCCTACAAACTACCTCAGGATATTCATCAAAAAGAAAAAGAATCTTTAGAAAAAGAAAAATCTCCTGTAGGCAAAGCTGTATTGGAAACAATTTTGAAAAATGTTGAAGTATCAGCACAAGGGGTTTTTCCCTTGTGCCAGGATACAGGTTTGGCTGTAATCTTTATGGAAATAGGCCAGGATGTGCACTTTGTTGGTGGGGGTTTAACAGATGCAATAAATAAAGGTGTAGAAAGGGCCTACAAGGACGCATATTTGAGAAAATCTAGCTGTGATCCGCTAACAAGGAAAAATTTAGGTAACAATTTACCCGCAATTGTCCATACATTTATAGCGCCAGGCGATAAAGTTAAAATTTTCTTTGATGCAAAAGGTGGCGGCAGTGAATCTATGAGCAAGGTACAGATGCTAAAGCCCGCTGATGGTAGGGATGGTATAATAAAAACTGTTGTTGATTGGGTGATTGAGGCTGGCCCGAACCCATGTCCTCCAACAATCATTGGTGTTGGCATTGGCGGAGATTTTGAGCGTTGCGCAATATTGGCCAAAAAGGCTACAATGAGGCATTTGGGTGAAAAGAACCCAGACCCAAGGCTTGCAGAAATGGAAGAAGAGATACTAACCAAACTAAATAATTCGGGTATTGGTCCAGCTGGACTTGGCGGTATTACAACGTCGCTTGGGATTCATATTGAGATGGAGCCATGCCATATAGCAACGCTGCCACTTGCTATAAATACAGCATGCCATGTAAACAGGCATAAAGAAATTTTAATTTAA
- the mdh gene encoding malate dehydrogenase, producing MLANAKISVIGAGQVGATTAVRIAEKELTREVVLVDIVEGLPQGKALDEMEASPIEGFDTEIIGTNDYKDTENSDIVVITSGLPRKPGMSRDDLLSVNVKIVKEVTEQVAKYSPNSIIIVVTNPLDAMVYTASKVSGFADNKVIGQAGCLDSTRFKRFIAWEAGVSVKSVEAMTLGGHGDDMVPLVSYSTIRGVPISQFFTKEQIDRLVDRTRNGGGEIVKLLKTGSAFYATSSAVVQMIDSIVRDKKDVLPCAVKTQGKYGLEKDLFVGLPVKLGKSGIEEIVELKMSGEELKALKVSGDHVKELCKRVEELKLL from the coding sequence ATGTTAGCAAATGCTAAAATTAGCGTTATTGGTGCAGGTCAAGTTGGTGCTACAACAGCAGTAAGGATTGCAGAAAAAGAGCTGACTAGAGAAGTTGTATTGGTAGATATCGTTGAGGGTCTACCACAAGGTAAGGCGTTGGATGAGATGGAAGCATCTCCTATTGAAGGGTTTGATACAGAAATTATAGGCACAAACGATTACAAAGACACAGAAAACTCTGATATTGTAGTTATTACATCTGGGTTGCCTAGGAAACCTGGTATGTCAAGGGATGATTTGTTAAGCGTTAATGTTAAAATCGTAAAAGAAGTTACAGAGCAAGTGGCCAAGTATTCTCCAAATTCTATCATCATAGTAGTAACAAACCCATTGGACGCTATGGTTTATACTGCAAGCAAAGTAAGCGGTTTTGCAGACAATAAGGTCATTGGTCAGGCAGGTTGTTTAGATTCAACTAGGTTTAAAAGATTTATTGCATGGGAAGCGGGTGTTAGTGTAAAGTCTGTTGAAGCTATGACGCTTGGTGGTCATGGTGATGACATGGTGCCTCTTGTAAGTTACTCTACGATTAGAGGTGTTCCAATTAGTCAGTTCTTTACAAAAGAACAAATTGACAGGCTTGTAGATAGAACAAGAAATGGTGGCGGCGAAATTGTAAAATTGCTAAAAACTGGTTCAGCATTCTATGCAACAAGCTCAGCAGTTGTTCAAATGATAGATTCTATCGTGCGAGACAAAAAAGATGTTTTACCTTGTGCTGTCAAAACCCAAGGTAAATATGGTTTAGAAAAAGATCTGTTTGTAGGCTTGCCAGTTAAGCTAGGTAAATCCGGAATTGAAGAAATTGTAGAACTTAAAATGTCAGGCGAAGAACTAAAAGCATTAAAAGTATCTGGAGACCATGTAAAAGAATTGTGCAAGAGAGTAGAGGAATTAAAACTTTTATAA
- a CDS encoding tRNA-binding protein — protein MKQEIAYGDFEKVDIRVGRILSVEDFPKARKKAYKLLIDFGSEIGIKRSSAQIVDNYSKEDLVNKLILAVVNFPPKQIANFISEVLVIGVEDKNGYVSLLCVDREVELGKRVF, from the coding sequence ATGAAACAAGAAATAGCTTATGGTGATTTTGAAAAAGTTGACATAAGGGTAGGTAGGATTTTATCTGTAGAAGATTTTCCAAAAGCAAGAAAAAAAGCTTATAAGCTGTTAATTGATTTTGGTAGCGAAATTGGCATAAAGCGTTCGAGTGCTCAGATAGTCGATAATTATTCCAAAGAAGATTTAGTTAATAAATTAATTTTAGCGGTAGTTAATTTTCCACCAAAGCAAATTGCAAATTTCATATCAGAGGTATTAGTGATTGGAGTCGAAGATAAAAATGGTTACGTAAGCTTACTTTGTGTAGATAGAGAAGTAGAATTAGGGAAAAGAGTTTTTTAG
- a CDS encoding NAD-glutamate dehydrogenase domain-containing protein, with amino-acid sequence MSNTQEWSSSYTQLLDQNGIKKSYLSYFSDDYKLNIEPQEALIDTQAILDVIANQKKQVRFFKQNEEIFFKVYAYCKIPLYEVLPILKNLGLNALYEDFFELNIKDKTVLIQRYNIEKSFEFDIEKNAHFVEENFLAVIDKVVENDELNSLTTKELLDYKQIDLLRTLGNYLMQVDFSVKRISMFGSLVKYSHLSKLFIEAFDQKFNPTIQQRNTKEVFDRVSKELETINNIQDYKILSSIFNIIDSAIRTNFYMQKTYHYISLKIDSSKISKMPLPRPMYEIYVHSFLMEGCHLRGGKVARGGIRWSDRKDDFRLEILELMKTQMVKNAVIVPVGSKGGFIIKHTNGQDIQEKAIESYKTLMRGMLDITDNYSGSKEQLRPNDAVCYDDFDPYLVVAADKGTAKFSDTANDIAQNEYSFWLKDAFASGGKFGYDHKELGITSKGSLVCTKRHFSELGVKLNSTPISVVGVGDMGGDVFGNAMIELKNIQLKAAFNDKEIFVDPNPDIEASYKERKRLFDNALTWSFYNKDTLSKGGFVCKRDERTIVLSSEAKAFLKTSQDTVSSEELIKMIFKTNADLLWMGGVGTYVKASDETNEDAGDKTNDNVRINANEVKAKVVGEGANLGFTQKARIEYALLGGKINTDSLDNSAGVDLSDQEVNLKILLNDLMESKTIKDLDERNNTLKKLTPEVIQRVLDHNYMQSLAVSLDEIRSKKESEVFYELVEFFKQKKLFSESEYYFPNKITLASRIDSGVGYTKPELSIMLSLLKIFIFTNLLKETNFDKYLIDKYALLYFPPSTREIYKEHIQRHLLKKEIGSTYITNLIVNSNGVGSLIKINMLTGQPFTSIIKTLIFIYDLLDVQNIRNEIFTHEGKINQAVIYQTIIDMFYAVERFATNQLYLFGDSIIEYVYKQEILGYMGYYIDNSIKEGVFKSKYEEKTKELSAYFSKELSEKIAQIYFIDDFILAYYITRKTDKNFIQSVQTIEKVNEIFGFQKVINYISSIRIVNEWDRFAQFSMIKKYTMSLVKITIKILNDFSGNTEALIAAKKTLFDSYISQLNDISKLAANNLHPIVLLYDKLESLV; translated from the coding sequence ATGTCAAACACACAAGAGTGGTCTAGCTCCTACACCCAGCTCTTAGACCAAAACGGTATTAAAAAGTCCTATCTTTCATACTTCAGTGATGACTACAAGCTAAACATTGAGCCGCAAGAAGCATTGATTGATACACAGGCAATTTTGGATGTAATCGCAAACCAAAAAAAGCAGGTAAGGTTTTTTAAGCAAAACGAAGAGATATTTTTTAAGGTTTATGCATATTGCAAAATACCATTATACGAAGTACTGCCCATATTAAAGAACTTAGGCTTAAATGCACTCTATGAAGATTTCTTTGAATTAAACATTAAAGATAAAACGGTGCTTATCCAAAGGTACAACATAGAAAAGAGCTTTGAGTTTGATATTGAAAAAAACGCCCATTTTGTAGAAGAAAACTTTCTTGCAGTAATTGATAAAGTTGTAGAAAACGATGAGCTAAACTCACTTACTACAAAAGAGCTGCTTGACTATAAACAAATAGACTTGCTTAGAACCCTTGGCAACTATCTAATGCAGGTAGACTTTAGCGTCAAAAGAATCTCAATGTTTGGCTCACTTGTGAAGTACTCACACCTATCAAAACTCTTTATTGAAGCATTTGACCAGAAGTTTAACCCAACCATACAACAGCGCAACACAAAAGAAGTATTTGATAGGGTCTCAAAAGAGTTGGAAACAATAAACAACATACAAGACTATAAAATATTGAGCTCTATATTCAACATAATTGATTCAGCAATAAGGACAAACTTCTATATGCAAAAAACCTACCATTACATCTCGCTAAAAATAGACTCTTCTAAAATCTCAAAGATGCCTCTTCCAAGACCGATGTATGAGATATACGTCCACTCTTTTTTAATGGAAGGCTGTCACTTAAGAGGGGGCAAAGTAGCAAGGGGCGGTATCAGGTGGAGCGACAGAAAAGACGACTTCAGGCTAGAAATCCTAGAGCTTATGAAAACGCAAATGGTAAAAAATGCGGTAATTGTGCCTGTAGGCTCAAAGGGCGGGTTTATCATAAAACACACAAATGGCCAAGATATTCAAGAAAAAGCTATTGAGTCCTACAAGACACTCATGAGAGGTATGCTTGATATTACGGATAACTACTCAGGCTCAAAAGAGCAGCTAAGGCCAAATGATGCGGTGTGCTACGACGACTTTGACCCTTACTTGGTTGTAGCAGCAGACAAAGGCACGGCAAAGTTTTCAGATACAGCAAATGATATAGCGCAAAATGAGTACAGCTTCTGGTTAAAAGACGCTTTTGCCTCTGGCGGAAAGTTTGGCTACGATCACAAAGAACTTGGTATTACTTCAAAAGGCTCCCTTGTATGCACAAAAAGGCACTTTAGTGAACTAGGCGTCAAACTTAACTCCACACCCATAAGCGTGGTTGGTGTTGGCGATATGGGCGGTGATGTGTTTGGCAATGCCATGATTGAGCTAAAAAACATACAACTAAAGGCTGCTTTTAACGATAAAGAAATATTCGTTGACCCAAACCCAGATATTGAAGCTTCGTATAAAGAAAGAAAAAGACTATTTGACAATGCCCTAACCTGGAGTTTTTACAACAAAGATACACTCTCAAAAGGCGGCTTTGTATGCAAAAGGGATGAAAGAACCATTGTCCTTTCATCCGAAGCAAAAGCGTTTCTAAAAACCAGCCAAGACACAGTCTCATCAGAAGAGCTCATAAAAATGATCTTTAAAACAAATGCAGATCTTTTGTGGATGGGTGGAGTTGGCACTTATGTAAAAGCAAGCGATGAAACAAACGAAGATGCAGGCGATAAAACAAACGACAATGTACGCATAAATGCCAATGAAGTAAAAGCAAAAGTCGTAGGCGAAGGTGCAAACCTGGGTTTTACACAGAAAGCGCGCATTGAGTATGCACTGCTTGGTGGTAAAATTAACACAGACTCTTTAGATAACTCAGCAGGCGTGGATTTATCCGATCAGGAAGTAAACCTTAAAATTCTCTTAAACGACCTAATGGAATCTAAGACAATCAAAGACTTAGATGAGCGCAACAATACCTTAAAAAAACTAACCCCAGAGGTTATCCAAAGGGTGCTAGATCACAACTACATGCAAAGCTTAGCTGTATCGCTTGATGAGATAAGATCTAAAAAAGAGTCAGAGGTATTCTATGAGCTTGTTGAGTTTTTTAAACAAAAAAAGCTATTTAGCGAATCTGAGTACTACTTTCCAAACAAGATAACACTGGCTTCCCGCATTGACTCTGGTGTTGGCTATACCAAACCAGAGCTTTCTATCATGCTGTCTTTGCTTAAGATATTTATCTTCACAAACCTCCTAAAAGAAACAAACTTTGACAAGTACCTTATAGATAAATACGCACTGCTTTATTTTCCGCCTTCTACAAGAGAAATTTACAAAGAACACATTCAAAGGCACCTTTTGAAGAAAGAAATAGGCTCAACCTACATTACAAACCTCATTGTAAACAGCAACGGCGTAGGCTCTCTAATTAAGATAAACATGCTTACAGGCCAGCCTTTTACCTCTATAATAAAAACGCTTATATTTATATACGATCTCTTAGATGTACAAAACATAAGAAACGAAATATTCACGCACGAGGGTAAAATCAATCAAGCAGTCATCTACCAAACAATCATTGATATGTTTTATGCAGTAGAAAGGTTTGCAACAAATCAGCTGTACCTCTTTGGCGATTCAATCATAGAGTATGTCTACAAGCAAGAAATTTTGGGCTACATGGGCTACTATATAGACAATTCCATAAAAGAAGGCGTATTTAAATCAAAATATGAAGAAAAAACAAAAGAACTTTCTGCGTACTTTTCAAAAGAACTGTCTGAGAAAATTGCACAAATCTACTTTATAGATGATTTTATACTAGCCTACTATATAACCAGAAAAACGGATAAAAACTTCATCCAATCTGTCCAAACAATAGAAAAAGTAAACGAAATCTTTGGGTTCCAAAAAGTAATAAACTACATAAGCTCAATAAGGATTGTAAACGAGTGGGACCGATTTGCTCAATTTTCTATGATAAAAAAATACACTATGTCTTTAGTAAAAATCACTATAAAAATACTTAATGACTTTTCAGGCAATACTGAGGCACTAATTGCTGCCAAAAAAACACTCTTTGACAGCTACATAAGTCAGCTAAATGACATATCCAAACTTGCTGCAAACAATTTGCACCCTATAGTGCTGCTGTATGATAAACTGGAAAGTTTGGTGTAA
- a CDS encoding phosphoribosylaminoimidazolesuccinocarboxamide synthase, with protein sequence MSEVVLETNLEGVELLKRGKVRDVYDLDDKLLIVATDRISAFDVILPNGIPGKGEVLTQISLFWFEKTKNIIQNHIISGSMDDYPPPLKKFSKLLDKRSMLVKKTDPILIECIVRGYISGSGWVEYKQTGKICGIELPKNLKESQKLDEPIFTPSTKAETGHDQNITFEQMSKMIGYDLAAQIKKISLAIYNKASQYALGKGIIIADTKMEFGIYDGKLTLIDELITPDSSRFWLVSDYKEGQPQDSFDKQIVRDYLLTLDWNKTYPGPVLPGHIVDKTAKRYKEILEMLKR encoded by the coding sequence ATGAGTGAAGTTGTTTTGGAAACTAATCTAGAAGGGGTTGAGCTTTTAAAAAGGGGCAAGGTTAGAGACGTCTACGACTTAGACGACAAACTGCTAATTGTGGCAACAGATAGAATATCTGCTTTTGATGTTATTTTACCGAATGGAATACCAGGCAAAGGTGAAGTATTGACGCAAATTTCTTTATTTTGGTTCGAAAAAACAAAAAATATAATACAAAACCACATTATTAGTGGATCAATGGATGATTATCCACCTCCATTAAAAAAATTTAGCAAGCTTTTGGATAAACGCAGTATGCTTGTTAAAAAAACTGATCCTATTTTAATTGAGTGTATTGTTAGAGGATATATTTCTGGTTCTGGTTGGGTTGAGTACAAACAAACTGGCAAAATATGCGGTATAGAATTACCTAAAAATCTCAAAGAATCTCAAAAGCTAGATGAGCCTATCTTTACACCTAGCACAAAAGCAGAAACTGGACACGACCAAAATATTACTTTTGAACAAATGTCTAAGATGATTGGATATGATCTTGCAGCTCAAATCAAAAAAATTAGCTTAGCAATTTACAACAAAGCAAGCCAATATGCTTTAGGAAAAGGCATAATTATCGCAGATACAAAAATGGAGTTTGGCATTTATGATGGTAAACTCACGCTTATTGATGAATTAATAACACCAGACTCCTCTAGATTTTGGCTTGTTTCAGACTACAAAGAAGGACAACCCCAAGACAGCTTTGATAAGCAAATTGTTAGAGACTACCTTTTGACGCTTGATTGGAATAAAACATATCCTGGGCCAGTATTACCCGGTCATATAGTTGATAAAACAGCCAAAAGATATAAAGAAATTTTAGAAATGCTAAAAAGGTAA
- the lspA gene encoding signal peptidase II, whose product MFRKYKYLWGVLLTLLFFTIDWTSKYYLARLTIDRTVTIIPNFFNLVYVQNSGVAFGFLAHLSGIYRFIFLIAISAIVVIIAFYFMFKSDTSKTLFVGLSMLAGGALGNLYDRVLHGYVLDFFDFYIKTYHYPAFNFADSFITMGILLILYDRISKKN is encoded by the coding sequence ATGTTTAGAAAATACAAATATTTATGGGGAGTGTTGTTGACACTCCTTTTTTTTACCATAGACTGGACGAGTAAATATTATCTAGCAAGACTTACGATAGATCGAACGGTCACCATTATTCCCAATTTCTTTAACTTGGTGTATGTTCAAAATAGTGGCGTAGCTTTTGGTTTTTTAGCTCATCTGAGTGGCATATACAGGTTTATATTTCTTATAGCAATTAGCGCTATAGTAGTAATTATAGCATTTTATTTTATGTTTAAAAGTGATACTTCTAAAACGTTGTTTGTTGGTTTAAGCATGCTTGCTGGAGGTGCTTTAGGGAACTTATATGATAGAGTCTTGCACGGTTATGTGTTAGATTTTTTTGACTTTTATATAAAAACTTACCACTACCCTGCTTTTAACTTTGCAGATTCTTTTATTACGATGGGGATATTGCTTATCCTATATGATAGGATAAGCAAGAAGAATTAG
- the rplQ gene encoding 50S ribosomal protein L17 yields MRHRKAYRTLSIDSEKRKALLRNLTIALIEHGQIKTTDAKAKELQRFVSKLITIGKKDTLSSRRLLLSRLPHKPTVKKLLIDIVPKYAEKNGGFVGVYKIGYRKGDAAKISVIKFQ; encoded by the coding sequence ATGAGACATAGGAAGGCTTATAGAACCTTAAGTATAGATAGCGAAAAACGTAAAGCGCTTCTTAGGAATCTTACGATTGCCTTAATTGAGCATGGTCAAATAAAAACAACAGATGCTAAAGCAAAAGAGTTGCAAAGATTTGTTAGTAAGCTTATAACTATAGGCAAAAAAGATACACTGTCCTCGAGAAGGCTTTTGTTGTCAAGATTGCCTCACAAGCCAACTGTTAAAAAATTGCTTATTGATATTGTACCAAAATATGCAGAAAAAAATGGTGGTTTTGTTGGAGTATACAAAATAGGCTACAGAAAAGGCGATGCTGCTAAAATTTCTGTTATAAAATTTCAGTAA